Within the Novosphingobium pentaromativorans US6-1 genome, the region CGGGAACGGACATCCACGTGACGGCGCGGCGGGATGCAGGCGGAATCCATGTAGCGGTGGCAGACAACGGCCCTGGCGTTGCCGCGGTCGACCGCGAGCGCGTGGTGCGGCGCTTCGTGAGACTTGACGCCAGCCGGTCCTGTATCGGGCATGGCCTTGGGCTCAACCTCGTGGCGGCGGTCATGAAAGCGCATGGCGGATCGCTGCGCCTCGATGACAACCGGCCGGGCCTGGTGGCCACAATGACATTTCCCGCCGCAGAATAAGGCGGAGAAAAGCGGAACCGGCCTTGAGACCTCAACGGGTCAACTGAGGCAATTGCCGTTCAGCAGCGTCTTTGCCGGTAACTGTCCCGCGTTGTCGCGCGGACGGCGTTCCACGAGCACCGGAAAGGATATTCTATGAGCCTGGCAATGGCGCTTCTGGCATTGCAGCCTCTGCAAGACATGGCGGTTGTTCCGGTTCCCGAACCTGCCGTCACTCAGACAGCCGCCGCGGATCACGCGGACGCGCCTGCACCTTCAACCGATATCGTGGTCACGCGGCCACTCGCGCCGGATCCGGCCGAAGCCGTCAACATCAAGTCCTTCGAAGCAACGCAGGCAGTGGACAAGGCTGTCTTTCGCCCCGTGGCAACAGCCTACAAGCATGACGTTCCCCATCCGGTCCGCATCGGGGTGCACAACTTCCTGAAGAACGTGCATGAGCCTGTGGTGGCCCTGAACTACGTCCTGCAGATCAAGCTGGGAAAGGCCGCAGAAACAGTCGGCCGGTTTGCGATCAACTCCACTCTGGGGGTGGCCGGTCTGGTTGATGTTGCCCGGAAAAAGCCGTTCAATCTCCCGCGCAGGCCCAACGGGTTCGCGGATACTCTCGGCTACTATGGAGTTGGCCCCGGGACCTATTTCTACGTTCCGCTGGCCGGACCAACAACCGTTCGCGATGCGCTGGGTACAATCGCCGATGGATTGGTGCTTTCTGCGGGCATTGGTACTCCGTTCAACAAAAAGGCGTTTGCCGTTCCCGCCCTGGCCATTGGCGCGCTTGACCGTCGGGCGGAACTTGAAGGAACCTTGGCCGAACAGCGCCTGCAGGATCAGGATGCCTACACCTCGCGCCGCGACCTCTACTTGCGGGCACGAGCGGCTGAAATCGAGGCTCTGCATGGCAGGCAACCGCGCGACATCACCCCGTCACCTGCACCCCGGTAACGATCCGCAATCCAGGCTCCGACCGGCATAGGGCGGAAGCCGCTCTGCCTAAGCTTACCAAATTGTATCCCCTGCGCAAACTCCAACCAATCTATAGGCAGGCATTCTCTGGGGCATGCGATCATGCATGCCATTGGAGAAGGTTGATGAATCGGACTTCACAATTCGCCCTGCTGCCGCTCGCTGCGATGGCGATCCTGCTTTCCGGCACGGCCAGCGCCGCGCCTAAGCCCAAGGTGTCCAAGACCCAGGCAGAGGCGATCGCGCTCAAGGCGGCGCCAGGCAAGATCGTCGAATCCGACTACGAAAAGGAAGACGGAATCTGGCGCTGGTCGTTCGATATCCGGCAGGGCAAGCGCATTCACGAGATCGGCATCGACGCCATCACCGGCAAGATCGTCGAAAGCAGCTTTGAAAACCCCGGCAACAAGGACTGACCGGAGGTCATGTGTATCCTGGCGGCCGAGGATGAACCGGAAACCGCCCAGTTCGTGGCGAACGGTCTCCGGGAGCATGGCCACAACGTGCTGCTCGCGGGAACTGGCCTGGATGCGCTGCACTTTGGCCTGACCGAGGATGTCAGCCTGATGATCCTCGACCGGATGCTGCCGGAGCTGAACGGACTGTCCGTGTTGCTCCGGCTGCGTGCGGCCGGGATCACGGCGCCGGCCATCATGCTGACCGCACTTGGCCGGATCGAGGACCGCATCGGAGGTCTGGATGCCGGGGCCGACGACTATCTGGTCAAGCCTTCAACCTTCGGCGAGTTGTTCGCCCGGGTCAACGCGCTCAGCCGCCGGGCCGCCCCGCAGGAGGCGGTCACGCGGCTGGTGGGGCCCCATCTATATGGATCTGCTGCGCCGCGAGGTACGCCGCGACGGCGTGCCGATCCTGCTTCAGCCCCGCGAGTTCCGTGTGCTGGAGGAACTGATGCGCCACACCCGTGAGTTCGTGACACGCACCATGCTGCTGGAGCCCGTGTGGGATTTCAATTTCGATCCGCAGACCAAGATCGTCGAGACGCATATGAACCGCCTGCGGTCGAAGTTGAACGAAGCGGACTGCCGGACGTTATCGAGACCGTGCGCCGCGTAGGCAACCGGATCCGGACATCAAGAGTCCTGATCAGGAGCGCTGTGTACAGAATTGCTTTCATTTCGTCGCTGTCTTTCGCGTTTGCGGCCCTGTGTCTGGGAGGGGCGGTTTACTCTGCCCCTCATGCCGCGCTGGCGGGCCAGCTGGATGCCAGTATCAAACAGGCCACGGGCAACCTCCTTGCCGAACTCCATGATTACGGGATGCATGGCCTTCGCGAAGGCCTTTCACAGCGGGACGCGAGCGGCCCTGATACTTTGGGATATGCGCTATTCGATCCTTCAGGGCGCAGGATTGCGGGCCGGATGAACACAGCGAGGGCAACGCCCGGCTGGCATCGGATCATGTTCCTGGACCCCAAAGAGGGCGCCGATCCGGCTCGTGCCCTCTTAACCGGGCTTCCTCCCGGCTATCAGCTCATTGTTGCCGCCGACCTGGAGCCGTTGGAGGAGATCGACCACACCGTCCTGATGATGTTCGGCGTGGCCTGCGTGGCACTGGTGGGGATCGGAGCTCTCGGAACACTGAGGTGGTCCCGCCTTCCTGTACAGGTTTGCGGCTAAGTTAAGCTCATCCGGTTGTTGTTTACGCCGCCATTCTGGTGATCAGATCATGGGGGGCATGCCCCCCATGATCTGAAGCGTCGATTTGCCCATATGCCTC harbors:
- a CDS encoding PepSY domain-containing protein, whose protein sequence is MNRTSQFALLPLAAMAILLSGTASAAPKPKVSKTQAEAIALKAAPGKIVESDYEKEDGIWRWSFDIRQGKRIHEIGIDAITGKIVESSFENPGNKD
- a CDS encoding MlaA family lipoprotein — encoded protein: MSLAMALLALQPLQDMAVVPVPEPAVTQTAAADHADAPAPSTDIVVTRPLAPDPAEAVNIKSFEATQAVDKAVFRPVATAYKHDVPHPVRIGVHNFLKNVHEPVVALNYVLQIKLGKAAETVGRFAINSTLGVAGLVDVARKKPFNLPRRPNGFADTLGYYGVGPGTYFYVPLAGPTTVRDALGTIADGLVLSAGIGTPFNKKAFAVPALAIGALDRRAELEGTLAEQRLQDQDAYTSRRDLYLRARAAEIEALHGRQPRDITPSPAPR
- a CDS encoding winged helix-turn-helix domain-containing protein, encoding MRHTREFVTRTMLLEPVWDFNFDPQTKIVETHMNRLRSKLNEADCRTLSRPCAA
- a CDS encoding response regulator; the encoded protein is MCILAAEDEPETAQFVANGLREHGHNVLLAGTGLDALHFGLTEDVSLMILDRMLPELNGLSVLLRLRAAGITAPAIMLTALGRIEDRIGGLDAGADDYLVKPSTFGELFARVNALSRRAAPQEAVTRLVGPHLYGSAAPRGTPRRRADPASAPRVPCAGGTDAPHP